A genomic window from Streptomyces sp. 846.5 includes:
- a CDS encoding ATP-binding protein — MDFRGRTADLELLDGQLLQIREGRGGTRGRAVIVTGRRRVGKSRLVQEFCDRSRAPYVVFQATRGRNPVAERAEFAAALAQSGLSGAEAVIGLQSTDWNQTLRTLALALPDNAPSIAVIDEVPWLVEQDREFEGALQTVWDRNLSAKPVLLILVGSDMSVMEALQSHGRPFFGRAAKMTVQPLHLADVAQMTGLDAAEAMDALLITGGFPEVVQAWRPGMSRIDYLKASVANPLSPLLMAGELSLLGEFPEASHSRAVLEAVGSGERTFTAVATQAGGASPLASGTLSPILNTLLDKRVLATDSPLSTKPDTKNKRYRVADPYLRFWLAFLQRGIPLIERGRGDVALRRIEASWTSWRGRAVEPVIREALLRLLPDNRWPGTEAVGGWWNRQNNPEIDIVGADRDPVAKQIHFLGSVKWLETQPFGRREYDALVRDLLAVPGTNPDTPLVAVSRCGVTDNVPLAAHWGPEDLLAAWQG, encoded by the coding sequence ATGGACTTCAGGGGCAGGACCGCAGACCTTGAGCTGCTCGACGGGCAGTTGCTGCAGATCCGTGAAGGACGTGGCGGGACGCGCGGGCGCGCGGTGATCGTGACCGGGCGGCGGCGCGTTGGGAAGTCCCGACTGGTCCAGGAGTTCTGCGACCGCTCCCGGGCACCGTACGTGGTCTTCCAGGCGACACGGGGGCGCAATCCGGTGGCGGAGCGCGCCGAGTTCGCCGCAGCCTTGGCCCAGTCCGGCCTGAGCGGGGCCGAGGCGGTGATCGGCCTGCAGAGCACGGACTGGAACCAGACGCTGCGGACCCTGGCCCTGGCTCTCCCCGACAACGCTCCCAGCATCGCGGTCATCGACGAGGTGCCCTGGCTCGTGGAGCAGGACCGCGAGTTTGAAGGCGCTCTGCAGACGGTGTGGGACCGGAACCTGTCTGCCAAGCCGGTGCTGCTGATCCTGGTGGGCAGCGACATGTCGGTCATGGAGGCCCTGCAGTCCCACGGTCGGCCGTTCTTCGGCCGGGCCGCGAAGATGACCGTCCAGCCGCTTCATCTGGCCGACGTGGCCCAGATGACCGGCCTGGACGCCGCCGAAGCAATGGACGCCCTGCTGATCACAGGGGGTTTCCCCGAGGTTGTTCAGGCCTGGCGGCCCGGGATGAGCCGCATCGACTACCTGAAGGCGTCCGTCGCGAACCCGCTGTCGCCCCTGCTGATGGCGGGCGAGCTGTCGCTGCTCGGGGAGTTCCCCGAGGCATCCCACTCCCGCGCGGTTCTGGAGGCCGTCGGCAGCGGTGAGCGTACCTTCACCGCCGTCGCCACGCAGGCCGGCGGGGCCTCCCCGCTCGCCTCGGGCACGCTGTCGCCGATCCTGAACACGCTGTTGGACAAACGGGTCCTGGCCACTGACAGCCCGCTGTCCACCAAGCCCGACACGAAGAACAAGCGTTACCGCGTCGCCGACCCCTACCTGCGCTTCTGGCTCGCCTTCCTGCAACGCGGCATCCCGCTGATCGAACGAGGCCGCGGCGATGTCGCCCTGCGTCGGATCGAGGCCTCATGGACGAGCTGGCGTGGGCGAGCCGTCGAACCCGTCATTCGCGAGGCTCTGCTGCGGCTGCTGCCAGATAACCGGTGGCCCGGGACCGAGGCCGTCGGCGGTTGGTGGAACCGTCAGAACAACCCCGAGATCGACATCGTCGGCGCCGACCGCGACCCGGTCGCCAAGCAGATCCACTTCCTCGGATCCGTCAAGTGGCTGGAGACCCAGCCCTTCGGACGGCGCGAGTACGACGCTCTGGTCCGGGACCTCCTCGCCGTCCCCGGCACCAACCCCGACACGCCCTTGGTGGCGGTATCGCGCTGTGGAGTCACCGACAACGTCCCACTCGCCGCTCACTGGGGACCGGAAGACCTCCTCGCCGCCTGGCAGGGCTGA
- a CDS encoding NAD(P)-dependent alcohol dehydrogenase yields the protein MTTTTAAVVESAGAGFSLTEVDLAAPRPDEVLVRMVAAGLCHTDLGVAGGGLPFPLPGVLGHEGAGVVEAVGSAVTRVRPGDQVLLSFTSCGSCANCRDGHPAYCATWLPLNLLGGARADGSPTIGRGGEAIGGHFFGQSCFARHALVDERSLVKVPDGAPLDLLAPLGCGVLTGVGAVWNVLRPRPGASLLVTGAGAVGLSAVMASRLTPATKVIVVDRVAARLDLARELGATHTVDTTTTDLAEAVAEITGGRGADGLVESTGNTAVAGAAIATLAARGTAALVGAPPFGSTVPLDVNFMLPGRRVVGVTLGDAETESLIPVLAELVASGRLPVERLVRHYKFEEIQRAVADMLSGSVVKPVLRF from the coding sequence ATGACCACCACCACTGCCGCCGTAGTCGAGTCCGCCGGCGCCGGTTTCTCGCTGACCGAGGTCGACCTGGCCGCCCCCCGCCCGGACGAGGTGCTCGTCCGCATGGTCGCGGCCGGGTTGTGCCACACCGACCTCGGGGTCGCGGGCGGCGGACTGCCCTTCCCGCTCCCCGGCGTCCTCGGCCACGAGGGCGCCGGCGTGGTGGAGGCGGTCGGCTCCGCGGTGACCCGGGTCCGGCCCGGTGACCAGGTGCTGCTGTCCTTCACCTCGTGCGGGAGCTGCGCCAACTGCCGGGACGGGCACCCCGCCTACTGCGCGACCTGGCTCCCGCTGAACCTCCTCGGCGGAGCCCGCGCCGACGGCTCGCCCACCATCGGCCGAGGCGGCGAGGCGATCGGCGGGCACTTCTTCGGGCAGTCCTGCTTCGCCCGGCACGCGCTCGTCGACGAGCGCAGCCTGGTCAAGGTCCCCGACGGCGCGCCGTTGGACCTGCTGGCCCCGCTCGGCTGCGGCGTGCTGACCGGGGTGGGGGCGGTCTGGAACGTCCTTCGGCCGCGTCCCGGCGCCAGTCTGCTGGTGACCGGGGCCGGTGCCGTCGGCCTGTCCGCGGTGATGGCGTCCCGGCTCACCCCGGCCACCAAGGTCATCGTGGTGGACCGGGTGGCGGCCCGGCTGGACCTGGCGCGCGAGCTCGGCGCCACCCACACCGTCGACACCACCACGACCGACCTGGCCGAGGCCGTCGCCGAGATCACCGGCGGCCGGGGTGCCGACGGCCTGGTGGAGTCCACCGGCAACACCGCGGTCGCCGGCGCGGCCATCGCCACCCTCGCCGCCCGTGGCACCGCCGCGCTGGTCGGCGCACCCCCGTTCGGCTCGACCGTCCCCCTGGACGTCAACTTCATGCTGCCGGGCCGCAGGGTCGTCGGCGTGACCCTCGGTGACGCCGAGACCGAATCGCTGATCCCGGTCCTGGCCGAGTTGGTGGCCTCGGGACGGCTGCCGGTCGAACGCCTGGTCAGGCACTACAAGTTCGAGGAGATCCAGCGCGCGGTCGCCGACATGCTCTCCGGCTCGGTCGTCAAGCCGGTGCTCCGGTTCTGA
- a CDS encoding aldehyde dehydrogenase family protein, with the protein MTPVSRPHLEPGRLFIDGRWREADAKGRRDVIDPSTGRVVTSVAEADATDLDAAVAAARKAFDEGPWGRTSGRERSRVLNRVAELIRRREDELVAVESLDVGKPVSLCRAVDVTTAAEVYEYFAALAQGGDGSARQIPLPVHAYTRREPLGVVGAITPFNFPLILSTSKLAPALAAGNTVVHKPAEDTPLSALLMAEILAEAGVPDGVVNVVTGSGPVVGEALLRHPGVDKIAFTGSTAIGRHAASAAGEALKPVTMELGGNAAQIVFEDADLDKAIGSAIKGFVFNTGQFCMGGPRLLVHRSLYGTVLEILAGAVAGVPLGDPFDPGTVIGPMAGERHLAKVEEYVRIAREEGGRIVAGGERLDLDGGYYYRPTVIADLGNDSRAVQEEIFGPVLTVQPFDTEDEAVALANSTPYGLAAGLQTRDLARAHRVAARLQAGIVWVNDWAMLDPAIPFGGVKQSGFGREYGPEALESYTRVKSVVISLA; encoded by the coding sequence ATGACCCCTGTGAGCAGGCCGCACCTTGAGCCGGGCAGGCTCTTCATCGACGGCCGTTGGCGCGAGGCCGACGCCAAGGGACGCCGGGACGTGATCGATCCGTCCACCGGGAGGGTCGTCACCTCGGTGGCCGAGGCCGACGCCACGGACCTCGACGCCGCGGTCGCCGCAGCCCGGAAGGCGTTCGACGAGGGTCCCTGGGGGCGGACCTCGGGGCGCGAGCGCTCGCGCGTCCTCAACCGGGTCGCCGAGCTGATCCGGCGGCGCGAGGACGAACTGGTCGCGGTCGAGAGCCTCGACGTCGGCAAGCCGGTGAGCCTGTGCCGCGCCGTCGACGTGACCACCGCCGCCGAGGTGTACGAGTACTTCGCCGCGCTGGCTCAGGGCGGGGACGGCTCGGCCCGGCAGATCCCGCTCCCCGTGCACGCCTACACCCGCCGCGAACCGCTCGGCGTGGTCGGCGCGATCACCCCCTTCAATTTCCCGCTGATCCTGAGCACCTCCAAGCTCGCCCCGGCCCTGGCCGCCGGCAACACTGTCGTCCACAAGCCCGCGGAGGACACCCCGCTCAGCGCGCTGCTGATGGCGGAGATCCTGGCCGAGGCAGGGGTGCCGGACGGCGTGGTCAACGTGGTGACCGGCAGCGGCCCGGTCGTCGGCGAGGCGCTGCTGCGCCACCCCGGCGTCGACAAGATCGCCTTCACCGGCTCCACGGCGATCGGACGGCACGCGGCGAGCGCGGCGGGGGAGGCGCTCAAGCCGGTCACCATGGAACTCGGCGGCAACGCGGCGCAGATCGTCTTCGAGGACGCGGACCTGGACAAGGCGATCGGTTCGGCGATCAAGGGCTTCGTCTTCAACACCGGCCAGTTCTGCATGGGCGGACCACGGCTGCTGGTGCACCGCTCGCTGTACGGCACGGTCCTGGAGATCCTGGCCGGTGCCGTCGCCGGGGTGCCGCTCGGCGACCCGTTCGACCCCGGGACCGTCATCGGCCCGATGGCGGGCGAGCGGCACCTCGCCAAGGTCGAGGAGTACGTGCGCATCGCCCGGGAGGAGGGCGGCCGGATCGTCGCCGGCGGCGAGCGCCTCGACCTCGACGGCGGCTACTACTACCGGCCGACTGTCATCGCCGACCTGGGCAACGACTCCCGCGCCGTGCAGGAGGAGATCTTCGGCCCGGTGCTGACCGTGCAGCCCTTCGACACCGAGGACGAGGCGGTGGCCCTGGCCAACAGCACGCCCTACGGGCTCGCGGCGGGCCTGCAGACCAGGGACCTGGCCCGGGCCCACCGGGTCGCGGCGCGCCTGCAGGCGGGCATCGTCTGGGTCAACGACTGGGCGATGCTCGACCCGGCGATCCCCTTCGGCGGCGTGAAGCAGTCCGGCTTCGGCCGCGAGTACGGCCCCGAGGCGCTGGAGTCCTACACCAGGGTCAAGTCCGTCGTCATCTCCCTTGCCTGA
- a CDS encoding MarR family transcriptional regulator: MYAIKQVELAARAHMDELVKPVGITALQYTALTVLRRHDGLSSAQLARNSFVTAQSMADMVTALERRGLIVRRRDPDNRRALLISLTCAGHELLAAQDAAMTALEERMLADLSERQRLDLEDYLNRCRAALSDRPSH; encoded by the coding sequence ATGTACGCCATCAAGCAGGTCGAGCTGGCCGCCCGGGCGCACATGGACGAGCTGGTCAAACCGGTGGGGATCACCGCCCTGCAGTACACCGCGCTCACCGTGCTGCGCCGACACGACGGGCTCAGCTCCGCCCAGCTCGCCCGGAACTCCTTCGTCACCGCGCAGTCCATGGCCGACATGGTCACCGCGCTGGAACGGCGCGGCCTGATCGTCCGCCGCCGCGACCCGGACAACCGGCGGGCCCTGCTGATCAGCCTCACCTGCGCCGGTCACGAGCTGCTCGCGGCGCAGGACGCGGCGATGACCGCCCTGGAGGAGCGGATGCTCGCGGACCTCAGCGAACGCCAACGCCTCGACCTGGAGGACTACCTCAACCGCTGCCGCGCCGCGCTCTCGGACCGGCCGTCGCACTGA
- a CDS encoding glycosyltransferase family 39 protein — MSTQTFRPAAPAQGGGPSSHRAPAPEHGGGLAARGRRLFLGRPEDPRWARPALWAILVLATGLYAWNLSSLTGNSFYNAAVYSGTKSWKAFFFGALDSGSFITVDKPPGALWVMGISARIFGYGDWQLALPMVAAGVGSVALLYRMVRKDFGHVAATIAALVLTLTPITVAITRDTNPDPVLVLLMLLGAAGLLKAVRGGRLAPLVWSAVAIGFAFNTKMMQAYVVLPAFFVVYLFAAKLSLGKRIRNLAVATVALVVSSAWWMVIVDLIPASSRPYIGGSTDNTVWDLVIGYNGFGRIFGASAGTGGAGNGASFGGTASIYRMFNSIMGGQISWLIPFAAIALVSGLLLRGRAPRTDSRRAALLLWGGWFLLHYLTFSLAEGTFHPYYVTAMAPGVAALAGAGGVAMYQAFRERSAARWGWVLPAAVAGSAVWAVVLLRRASGSGTIYTVAEVAVVAGAAIAVIGLLVGRFTKRQRLMGVAALTAVVALLAGPAAYSVSAATSQTNGTNPTAGPSTGGMGGGMGGGGARMGGSAPTGTMPSGTKPSGTAPSGTAPSGAASGGSAAAGGSTSAPTGGGGMGGGTEVSSAMISYLKAHQDGATWLVAVATDQTASSIILQSGEPVISMGGWSGSDNAMTLAKLKALVAAGKLHYIVISTSGGQGTNSEIAAWVKAHGTAVKASAYDSSSTTSTSTSSSTSSGLYRLDASDVS; from the coding sequence ATGAGCACCCAGACGTTCCGACCTGCCGCGCCCGCCCAGGGCGGCGGACCCTCCTCCCACCGTGCTCCGGCCCCCGAGCACGGCGGCGGGCTCGCGGCGCGGGGCCGCCGACTGTTCCTCGGCCGCCCGGAGGACCCGCGCTGGGCCCGCCCCGCGCTGTGGGCGATCCTGGTCCTGGCCACCGGGCTGTACGCCTGGAACCTGTCCAGCCTCACCGGCAACTCGTTCTACAACGCCGCTGTCTACAGCGGCACCAAGAGCTGGAAGGCGTTCTTCTTCGGCGCCCTGGACTCCGGGAGCTTCATCACCGTCGACAAGCCGCCGGGCGCCCTCTGGGTGATGGGCATCTCCGCCCGGATCTTCGGCTACGGCGACTGGCAGCTGGCACTGCCGATGGTCGCGGCGGGCGTGGGCTCGGTGGCCCTGCTCTACCGCATGGTCCGCAAGGACTTCGGCCATGTCGCCGCGACCATCGCCGCGCTGGTGCTGACGCTCACCCCGATCACCGTCGCCATCACCCGGGACACCAACCCGGACCCGGTGCTGGTCCTGCTGATGCTGCTGGGCGCCGCCGGGCTGCTCAAGGCCGTCCGCGGCGGCAGGCTCGCCCCGCTGGTCTGGTCGGCGGTCGCGATCGGCTTCGCCTTCAACACCAAGATGATGCAGGCGTACGTGGTGCTGCCGGCCTTCTTCGTGGTCTACCTCTTCGCCGCCAAGCTCTCGCTGGGCAAGCGGATCCGCAATCTCGCCGTCGCCACCGTCGCCCTGGTCGTGAGCAGCGCCTGGTGGATGGTGATCGTCGACCTGATCCCGGCGTCCTCCCGCCCCTACATCGGCGGTTCGACCGACAACACGGTGTGGGACCTGGTCATCGGGTACAACGGCTTCGGCCGCATCTTCGGCGCGAGCGCCGGTACCGGCGGCGCGGGCAACGGCGCCAGCTTCGGTGGCACCGCGAGCATCTACCGGATGTTCAACTCCATCATGGGCGGCCAGATCTCCTGGCTGATCCCGTTCGCCGCGATCGCCCTGGTCTCCGGCCTGCTGCTGCGCGGACGGGCTCCGCGCACGGACTCCCGGCGCGCGGCGCTGCTGCTCTGGGGCGGCTGGTTCCTGCTGCACTACCTGACCTTCTCCCTCGCCGAGGGCACCTTCCACCCCTACTACGTCACCGCGATGGCCCCCGGTGTCGCCGCCCTGGCCGGCGCCGGCGGCGTGGCGATGTACCAGGCGTTCCGCGAGCGTTCGGCGGCCAGGTGGGGCTGGGTCCTGCCGGCCGCGGTCGCGGGCAGCGCGGTCTGGGCGGTCGTGCTGCTGCGGCGGGCCTCCGGCAGCGGGACGATCTACACGGTCGCCGAGGTGGCGGTCGTCGCCGGTGCGGCGATCGCGGTGATCGGCCTGCTGGTCGGACGGTTCACCAAGCGGCAGCGGCTGATGGGCGTCGCCGCCCTGACCGCGGTCGTCGCACTGCTGGCCGGACCGGCCGCGTACAGCGTCTCCGCCGCCACCAGCCAGACCAACGGCACCAACCCGACCGCCGGGCCGAGCACCGGCGGGATGGGCGGGGGAATGGGCGGAGGCGGAGCCCGTATGGGCGGCAGCGCCCCGACCGGCACCATGCCCAGCGGCACCAAGCCCAGCGGGACCGCACCCAGCGGCACCGCGCCAAGCGGTGCGGCATCGGGCGGTAGTGCCGCGGCCGGCGGGTCGACGTCGGCCCCGACCGGGGGCGGCGGGATGGGCGGCGGCACTGAGGTCTCGTCCGCGATGATCAGCTACCTGAAGGCGCATCAGGACGGCGCCACCTGGCTGGTGGCGGTCGCCACCGACCAGACCGCTTCCTCGATCATCCTGCAGTCCGGTGAGCCGGTCATCTCGATGGGCGGCTGGAGCGGCAGCGACAACGCGATGACGCTGGCCAAGCTCAAGGCCCTGGTGGCGGCGGGCAAGCTGCACTACATCGTGATCAGCACCAGCGGAGGCCAGGGCACCAACTCGGAGATCGCCGCCTGGGTCAAGGCCCATGGCACGGCGGTGAAGGCCTCCGCCTACGACAGCAGCAGCACCACGTCCACCAGCACCTCGTCGAGCACCAGTTCGGGCCTCTACCGGCTCGACGCCTCCGACGTCAGCTGA
- a CDS encoding Xaa-Pro dipeptidyl-peptidase produces MTTTAAAASTAHPGTVRHGVSQPLYSYANAVRETVWVDTGLDGDGDGRTDRVAADIIRPSEPAAAGLKIPVIMDASPYYSCCGRGNESQLKTHDAQGKPVQFPLFYDNYFVSRGYAVVLVDLAGTNRSDGCVDVGGPSDVTSAKAVVDWLNGRATGYSARTGGSSVTPSWTNGSVGMIGKSWDGTIANGVAATGVQGLKTIVPISAISSWYDYYRSDGAPLYDGTPADLASYVESSTAASNCGAVQTQLAAGSPSNGNWSALWQQRDYVASAANVHASVFVVHGMQDLNVRDINFSQWWTALAQTGVDRKIWLSQTGHVDPFDFRRSAWVDTLHSWFDHYLLGVDNGIQSAPVADIERTPDQWTTSATWPAPGTVTSTLHLKPGALTTAAGSGTASFTDDPSVGEDTWASEAGSTTSEKTVFSTGVLGSDLRMSGQGSITLSVKSSTRSARLSAVLVDLGPASIRNYEGAGEGITTLTTRSCWGDSTAGDSACFLDTAADTSQVGYTIFSRGWADLGHYASLNSTSTITPGKSYSITFNLAGTDHVVPAGHRLALIVAGTDNGLLNPASTTPTVTVDLAHSSLSLPLVGGAGSLKRGVRPTATAETTVARGLTRAQGFFSNQLEDFR; encoded by the coding sequence GTGACCACCACTGCCGCCGCCGCTTCCACCGCTCATCCGGGCACGGTCCGGCACGGTGTCAGTCAGCCCCTCTACTCCTATGCCAACGCCGTCCGGGAGACCGTCTGGGTCGACACCGGGCTGGACGGGGACGGCGACGGCCGTACCGACCGGGTGGCCGCGGACATCATCCGGCCGAGTGAACCTGCGGCGGCCGGGCTGAAGATCCCGGTCATCATGGACGCAAGCCCGTACTACTCCTGCTGCGGGCGGGGCAATGAGAGCCAGCTCAAGACCCATGACGCGCAGGGGAAGCCGGTCCAGTTCCCGCTCTTCTACGACAACTACTTCGTCTCCCGCGGCTACGCGGTGGTGCTGGTCGACCTGGCCGGCACCAACCGCTCGGACGGGTGTGTCGACGTCGGCGGGCCGTCCGACGTCACCTCGGCCAAGGCCGTGGTCGACTGGCTGAACGGCCGCGCCACCGGTTACAGCGCCCGCACCGGCGGCAGCAGCGTCACGCCGAGCTGGACCAACGGCTCCGTCGGCATGATCGGCAAGTCCTGGGACGGCACGATCGCCAACGGCGTGGCGGCGACCGGCGTCCAGGGCCTGAAGACCATCGTGCCGATCTCCGCGATCAGCTCCTGGTACGACTACTACCGCTCCGACGGCGCGCCCCTCTACGACGGCACGCCGGCCGACCTGGCGTCCTATGTGGAGAGCTCGACCGCCGCGTCGAACTGCGGCGCGGTTCAGACGCAGTTGGCTGCCGGATCGCCGTCCAACGGCAACTGGTCCGCCCTCTGGCAGCAGCGCGACTACGTCGCCTCGGCCGCCAACGTCCACGCGAGCGTCTTCGTGGTGCACGGCATGCAGGACCTCAACGTCCGCGACATCAACTTCTCCCAGTGGTGGACGGCGCTCGCGCAGACCGGCGTGGACCGCAAGATCTGGCTGTCCCAGACCGGCCATGTCGACCCCTTCGACTTCCGGCGCAGCGCCTGGGTGGACACCCTGCACAGCTGGTTCGACCACTACCTGCTGGGCGTCGACAACGGCATCCAGTCCGCCCCGGTCGCGGACATCGAGCGGACCCCCGACCAGTGGACCACCTCAGCGACCTGGCCCGCCCCGGGCACGGTCACCAGCACGCTGCACCTGAAGCCCGGCGCGCTCACCACGGCGGCCGGCAGCGGCACCGCGAGCTTCACCGACGATCCCAGCGTCGGCGAGGATACCTGGGCGTCCGAGGCGGGCAGCACCACCTCGGAGAAGACCGTGTTCAGCACCGGGGTGCTGGGCAGCGACCTGCGGATGTCGGGCCAGGGCTCGATCACGCTGAGCGTGAAGTCGTCCACCAGGAGCGCGCGTCTGAGCGCCGTGCTGGTCGACCTCGGCCCTGCCTCCATCCGCAACTACGAGGGCGCGGGCGAGGGCATCACCACGCTGACCACCCGCTCCTGCTGGGGTGACAGCACCGCCGGCGACAGCGCCTGCTTCCTGGACACGGCGGCCGACACCTCGCAGGTCGGCTACACGATCTTCAGCCGCGGCTGGGCAGACCTGGGCCACTACGCGAGCCTGAACAGCACCTCCACCATCACTCCCGGCAAGTCCTACTCGATCACATTCAACCTGGCCGGCACCGACCATGTGGTCCCCGCCGGGCACCGGTTGGCGCTGATCGTGGCCGGCACCGACAACGGGCTGCTCAACCCGGCCTCCACCACCCCGACCGTCACCGTCGACCTGGCCCACTCCTCGCTCTCCCTGCCGCTGGTCGGCGGCGCGGGCAGCCTGAAGCGGGGCGTCCGCCCGACCGCGACGGCGGAGACCACCGTGGCGCGGGGCCTTACCCGGGCTCAGGGATTCTTCAGCAACCAGCTGGAGGACTTCCGCTAG
- a CDS encoding PPOX class F420-dependent oxidoreductase produces the protein MVEIPEGVRRLLERPVLVTLGTVRPDGAPQVNPMWFVWDGEFIWFTHTNVRQKYKNFAHEPRVSIAIFDPEEKYGYVEIRGVVDHIDPDPEAKLYQRLSERYDGTPVTPRDAADRVAVAVRPTWTYSQ, from the coding sequence ATGGTGGAGATCCCCGAGGGCGTCCGCAGGCTGTTGGAGCGTCCGGTCCTGGTGACCCTGGGAACGGTCCGCCCGGACGGCGCTCCGCAGGTGAACCCGATGTGGTTCGTCTGGGACGGCGAGTTCATCTGGTTCACCCACACCAACGTCCGGCAGAAGTACAAGAACTTCGCCCATGAGCCAAGGGTCTCGATCGCGATCTTCGACCCCGAGGAGAAGTACGGCTACGTCGAGATCCGCGGCGTCGTCGACCACATCGACCCCGACCCCGAGGCCAAGCTCTACCAGCGCCTGTCCGAGCGCTACGACGGCACCCCGGTGACCCCCAGGGACGCAGCCGACCGCGTAGCCGTCGCCGTGCGCCCTACCTGGACCTACAGCCAGTAG
- a CDS encoding barstar family protein: MSEFSWPEGDAARATRVRAAWSATRRELPVGAAITGEVIGRQPFGVFLRIDGHPDAIGLVEITTMPKDAVLPAIGERVTGEVIDHAEHNHQVRAKLTEGMSPQRLYRELAANTFVTLYWRRELFDRTAGRLREQHFAVVEVDASNWTTPAAMHQSIATALDFPDYYGRNLDALNDCLRDVVDGEYGIPADSTGFVLGFTHYDHFARACPREAQIVLDILADRSRNAAVFGIRVLCLVHSDDPGITFEPVGAMPVAWNPAEWLNARRQPPPRA; this comes from the coding sequence ATGAGCGAGTTCTCGTGGCCCGAAGGCGACGCCGCACGCGCGACTCGGGTCCGAGCGGCCTGGTCGGCAACGCGCCGAGAGCTGCCCGTCGGCGCCGCGATCACCGGCGAAGTCATCGGCCGACAGCCCTTCGGGGTCTTCCTCCGTATCGACGGGCACCCCGACGCCATCGGCCTGGTGGAGATCACCACGATGCCCAAGGACGCGGTCCTGCCGGCGATCGGGGAACGGGTGACCGGCGAGGTCATCGACCACGCGGAACACAACCACCAGGTCAGGGCCAAGCTCACCGAGGGAATGTCCCCCCAGCGCCTCTACCGGGAACTGGCGGCCAACACCTTCGTCACGCTCTACTGGCGCCGAGAGCTCTTCGACCGGACGGCCGGGCGACTTCGCGAGCAGCACTTCGCGGTCGTGGAAGTGGACGCCTCCAACTGGACGACCCCGGCCGCAATGCACCAGTCCATCGCCACGGCCCTGGACTTCCCGGACTACTACGGTCGCAACCTCGACGCGCTCAACGACTGCCTGCGCGACGTCGTCGACGGTGAATACGGCATCCCGGCGGACAGCACCGGCTTCGTCCTCGGCTTCACCCACTACGACCACTTCGCCCGTGCCTGCCCCCGCGAAGCCCAGATCGTCCTCGACATCCTGGCCGACCGCAGCCGGAACGCGGCGGTGTTCGGCATCCGCGTACTCTGCCTGGTCCACAGCGACGACCCGGGCATCACCTTTGAGCCCGTCGGAGCGATGCCCGTCGCATGGAACCCGGCCGAATGGCTCAACGCACGACGCCAACCGCCCCCGCGGGCATGA